A single Thermoleophilia bacterium DNA region contains:
- a CDS encoding aromatic amino acid lyase, protein MILTGKDLTLAEVVAVARSSAQVEFTAGAVEAMTAARACADAVRESGASVYGLTTGLGVHKTVRLAGDDASFDWRQIGESRAGQGRPAPPDVVRAAMLVLANQMAGGSTCVRPMLAEKLLAALNGDERPCVHSLGSLGAADLAPMADIAHHVFSGVDLEPGEGLALISTSAFGTASAALAMADAVRLLDASDVAAALALEGFAANLSPLHPAVEEARPDPVLARTLARLRELLDGSYLWQEGAARNLQDPLTFRGVGPIQAAARGAFEHALAVLAGELNCAQGNPLVSADLQCVVSAAAYEVVALAASVDYMRVALASALTSASERCVKLLDALWSGLPTGLLADGGPDLGLSVLAITAQALAAEAGTLAQPVSFMVASTSGAEGIEDRATLLPLSARRLAEQVEVAEVLIGVELLIAAQAVDVRGRLPLGRGTARAHRRIRQLVATFEAGAAPQLNAEPVRQLVRAGVFDAR, encoded by the coding sequence GTGATCCTGACAGGTAAGGATCTGACGCTCGCGGAGGTCGTCGCCGTCGCCCGCTCGTCTGCGCAGGTCGAGTTCACCGCCGGGGCCGTGGAGGCCATGACGGCGGCACGGGCCTGCGCAGACGCTGTGCGCGAGAGCGGCGCATCCGTCTACGGGCTGACGACCGGTCTCGGGGTTCACAAGACTGTTCGGCTCGCCGGCGACGACGCGTCGTTCGATTGGCGGCAGATCGGCGAGAGCCGCGCCGGTCAGGGGCGGCCGGCGCCGCCCGACGTGGTGCGGGCGGCGATGCTCGTGCTCGCCAACCAAATGGCCGGCGGATCGACGTGCGTGCGTCCCATGCTGGCCGAGAAACTGCTCGCTGCCCTCAACGGCGACGAACGACCGTGCGTGCACTCACTCGGTTCGCTCGGCGCCGCCGATCTGGCGCCGATGGCCGACATCGCTCACCACGTCTTCTCCGGCGTCGACCTGGAACCGGGCGAAGGACTCGCTCTCATCAGCACGAGCGCCTTTGGGACGGCCTCGGCGGCCTTGGCGATGGCCGATGCCGTCCGCTTGCTCGACGCCTCCGACGTCGCCGCCGCCCTCGCCCTCGAGGGCTTCGCTGCCAATCTCTCGCCGCTCCATCCGGCAGTTGAGGAGGCGCGCCCGGATCCGGTTCTGGCGCGCACTCTGGCCCGTCTGCGCGAACTGCTGGATGGGAGCTACCTCTGGCAGGAGGGCGCCGCGCGCAACCTTCAGGATCCGCTCACCTTCCGTGGCGTCGGTCCTATTCAGGCAGCGGCGCGAGGCGCATTCGAACACGCGCTCGCGGTTCTCGCCGGCGAGCTCAATTGCGCGCAAGGCAACCCCCTCGTGTCGGCCGACCTCCAGTGCGTCGTCTCTGCGGCCGCCTACGAGGTCGTGGCGCTCGCGGCGAGCGTCGACTACATGCGCGTTGCCCTGGCGAGCGCCCTCACCAGCGCCAGCGAGCGCTGTGTGAAGCTGCTCGACGCGCTCTGGTCTGGTCTGCCGACGGGGCTTCTCGCCGACGGCGGGCCGGATCTCGGACTGAGTGTCCTGGCGATCACGGCACAAGCGCTCGCGGCCGAGGCCGGCACACTCGCGCAGCCGGTCTCGTTCATGGTCGCGAGCACGTCCGGCGCCGAGGGAATCGAGGATCGAGCGACGCTCTTGCCGCTGTCCGCGCGCCGTCTCGCGGAGCAGGTCGAGGTCGCCGAGGTGTTGATCGGCGTCGAGTTGCTGATCGCCGCGCAGGCCGTAGACGTGCGCGGCCGTCTGCCCCTGGGGCGAGGGACGGCGCGCGCCCACCGGCGGATTCGTCAGCTTGTCGCGACGTTCGAGGCCGGCGCGGCGCCGCAGCTCAATGCGGAGCCGGTTCGCCAGCTCGTGCGCGCCGGCGTCTTCGACGCCAGATGA
- the hutU gene encoding urocanate hydratase has protein sequence MTTEQTQSSKPAAGPRTVRAPRGSELSCRGWQQEAALRMLMNNLDPDVAEAPDQLIVYGGAGKAARNWESFDAIVATLRRLKNDETLLVQSGKPVGVFETHEMAPRVLIANANLVPEWARWDEFRRLDALGLTMYGQMTAGSWIYIGTQGILQGTYQTFAAAGEKHYGGDLSGKLVLTAGLGGMGGAQPLAVTMAGGVALCVEVDAERIRRRLDTKYLDVSANTLDEALRLADEAVKAKKPLSIGLLANAADVYPELVRRGVTPDLVTDQTSAHDTLNGYVPNGMSLIEARELRRRDPAEYVRRAVASILVHVQAMVALQRAGAHVFDYGNNIRGEAKAAGYADAFAFPGFVPAYIRPLFCRGNGPFRWAALSGDPADIAVTDQALLEAFPENQMVSRWLRMAGEKVAFQGLPCRICWLEYGERAKAGLIFNDLVRSGKVKAPIVIGRDHLDSGSVASPYRETEAMRDGSDAIADWPILNALLNTAAGASWVSFHHGGGVGIGKSLHAGMVVVADGSEMMAQRLQRVLTTDPGTGVMRHVDAGYPEALEKAAESGIDLPMAGL, from the coding sequence ATGACGACTGAGCAGACACAGAGCAGCAAGCCTGCTGCCGGGCCGCGCACTGTGCGCGCGCCGCGCGGCAGCGAGTTGAGCTGCCGGGGCTGGCAGCAAGAGGCCGCCCTGCGCATGCTCATGAACAATCTCGATCCCGACGTCGCCGAGGCGCCGGATCAGCTCATCGTCTACGGCGGCGCCGGCAAGGCGGCGCGCAACTGGGAGAGCTTCGACGCCATCGTCGCTACGCTACGCCGCCTCAAGAACGACGAGACGCTGCTTGTGCAGAGCGGCAAGCCGGTCGGCGTCTTCGAGACGCACGAGATGGCGCCCCGCGTTCTCATAGCCAACGCCAACCTCGTGCCCGAGTGGGCGCGCTGGGACGAGTTCCGCCGGCTGGATGCCCTGGGCTTGACGATGTACGGGCAGATGACCGCCGGTTCCTGGATCTACATCGGCACGCAGGGCATCCTGCAGGGGACGTATCAGACGTTCGCCGCCGCCGGTGAGAAGCACTACGGCGGCGACCTCTCGGGGAAGCTCGTCTTGACCGCCGGTCTCGGCGGCATGGGCGGTGCCCAGCCTCTGGCAGTGACGATGGCCGGTGGCGTGGCTCTCTGCGTCGAGGTCGACGCCGAGCGCATCCGCCGCCGCCTCGACACCAAGTACCTGGACGTCTCGGCCAACACGCTCGACGAGGCTCTGCGCCTCGCCGACGAGGCGGTCAAGGCCAAGAAGCCGCTCTCGATCGGCCTCCTCGCCAACGCTGCCGACGTGTATCCCGAGCTCGTTCGTCGTGGGGTCACCCCTGATCTCGTCACCGATCAGACCTCTGCTCACGACACGCTGAACGGGTACGTGCCCAACGGCATGAGTCTCATCGAGGCGCGCGAGCTGCGCCGCCGCGACCCGGCGGAATACGTGCGTCGCGCTGTGGCGAGCATCCTTGTGCACGTGCAGGCGATGGTCGCTCTGCAGCGCGCCGGCGCGCATGTCTTCGACTACGGCAACAACATCCGCGGAGAGGCGAAGGCGGCCGGCTACGCCGACGCCTTCGCCTTCCCCGGGTTCGTGCCGGCGTACATCCGGCCGCTGTTCTGCCGCGGCAACGGACCCTTCCGCTGGGCGGCGCTCTCCGGCGATCCCGCCGACATCGCGGTCACCGACCAAGCGCTCCTCGAGGCGTTCCCCGAGAATCAGATGGTCTCCCGCTGGCTGCGGATGGCCGGCGAGAAGGTCGCGTTCCAGGGCTTGCCTTGCCGGATCTGCTGGCTGGAATACGGCGAGCGAGCCAAGGCGGGTCTGATCTTCAACGACCTCGTGCGCAGCGGCAAGGTCAAGGCGCCGATCGTGATCGGTCGCGACCATCTCGACTCCGGCTCGGTCGCGAGTCCGTATCGGGAGACCGAGGCGATGCGCGACGGCAGCGACGCGATCGCCGACTGGCCGATCCTCAACGCGCTTCTCAACACCGCCGCGGGGGCGAGCTGGGTGAGCTTCCACCACGGCGGTGGCGTGGGTATCGGCAAGAGTCTCCACGCCGGCATGGTCGTGGTCGCCGACGGCAGCGAGATGATGGCTCAGCGTCTGCAACGAGTGTTGACGACCGATCCGGGCACCGGCGTGATGCGTCACGTCGACGCCGGCTATCCGGAGGCCCTCGAGAAGGCCGCAGAGAGCGGAATCGATCTGCCGATGGCGGGCCTGTGA
- a CDS encoding corrinoid protein: MAFEDLQKAILEGDVDEAPRLVQAALDEGKEASDILDNGLIAAMDVVGDMFARGELFIPEMLISAEAMQEGLALIKPLLVSEQSGGKGTVVIGAVKGDLHDIGKNLVALMLEGAGFNVIDLGTDVSPEAFVAAAQEHDADVVGMSALLVTTMPNMNTTVKQMHAAGLRTKAIVGGAPLTQAYADEIAADGYASDAPGAVVLCKTLVG, encoded by the coding sequence ATGGCGTTTGAAGATCTACAGAAGGCGATCCTCGAGGGCGATGTCGACGAGGCGCCGCGGTTGGTACAGGCCGCGCTCGACGAGGGCAAGGAAGCCAGCGACATCCTCGACAACGGATTGATCGCGGCCATGGACGTGGTCGGCGACATGTTCGCGCGTGGCGAGCTGTTCATTCCCGAGATGCTGATCTCAGCCGAAGCCATGCAGGAGGGGCTGGCGCTTATCAAGCCGCTGCTCGTGTCTGAGCAGAGCGGCGGCAAGGGCACGGTCGTGATCGGCGCCGTGAAGGGCGACCTGCACGACATCGGCAAGAACCTGGTCGCCCTCATGCTCGAGGGCGCCGGCTTCAACGTGATCGATCTCGGCACCGACGTGTCGCCGGAGGCCTTTGTGGCGGCGGCGCAGGAGCACGACGCGGACGTCGTCGGCATGTCGGCGCTGCTCGTGACGACGATGCCCAACATGAACACTACTGTGAAGCAGATGCACGCTGCGGGTCTGCGGACCAAGGCGATCGTCGGCGGCGCGCCGCTGACGCAGGCCTACGCCGACGAGATCGCCGCCGACGGCTACGCATCCGACGCGCCGGGCGCCGTCGTGCTCTGCAAGACGCTGGTCGGCTGA
- a CDS encoding trimethylamine methyltransferase family protein yields the protein MAGTLRVNPLSGDDIAAIREKALRILAEHGVKVDYEKALQRFAAAGADVDMETRIVRFPRDVVEAAIAAAPKSVTVKGGDAKHDFTVPDPTGKFYSTTCVQTMRYLDPDAGDYVENTHQRFAEWCQLVEKLPNIHVCAIQTPMDAPPETADVHALNVQLQNTSKPLMLLAYCYESVPYLFELMLARAGSAEALRERPLLLSNPTSLSPLVYKDMDMAQLLGAAEYNVPVAANSLPVLGATSPGTIAGTVLLEVVELLAFLTMSQMLKPGLPFIATVFNTTMDLGTGNALLASSETILTRAACCQFFKDGIGVPVETFSMMADSYVPDGQAAAEKVLQPTILSMSGADILYGAGRLGGSTLASPVQLVIDDRLLAVVQRTVSGVEVDDETLAEQEIIDAGPGGHYLRRKHTLRHCREMIRPDLFVPDVLDNWVNAGRKDLQTRAIELYRELRKDLAPVELPDDVKRDMDNVVKAADKALIN from the coding sequence ATGGCGGGAACCCTGCGGGTCAATCCACTCAGCGGCGACGACATCGCCGCGATTCGCGAGAAGGCGCTACGCATTCTCGCCGAGCACGGCGTCAAGGTCGACTACGAGAAGGCTCTGCAGCGGTTCGCCGCTGCGGGTGCCGACGTCGACATGGAGACGCGCATTGTGCGCTTCCCCAGAGACGTCGTCGAGGCGGCCATCGCTGCCGCGCCCAAGTCGGTAACGGTAAAGGGCGGCGACGCGAAGCATGACTTCACCGTCCCGGATCCGACGGGCAAGTTCTACTCCACCACCTGCGTGCAGACCATGCGCTATCTGGATCCGGACGCCGGGGACTACGTCGAGAACACGCATCAGCGCTTCGCCGAGTGGTGTCAGCTGGTCGAGAAGCTCCCCAACATCCACGTCTGCGCCATTCAGACGCCGATGGATGCGCCGCCGGAGACCGCCGACGTGCACGCTCTCAACGTGCAGCTGCAGAACACCTCCAAGCCGCTCATGCTGCTCGCCTACTGCTACGAGAGCGTGCCCTACCTGTTTGAGCTCATGCTCGCCCGTGCCGGCAGCGCTGAGGCGCTGCGCGAGCGCCCGTTGCTGCTCAGCAACCCCACGTCACTGAGCCCGCTGGTGTACAAGGACATGGACATGGCGCAGCTTCTCGGCGCCGCGGAGTACAACGTCCCGGTGGCCGCCAACTCGCTGCCCGTGCTGGGCGCCACCAGCCCCGGCACGATCGCCGGCACGGTGCTCCTCGAGGTCGTCGAACTGCTCGCCTTCCTCACCATGTCGCAGATGCTGAAGCCGGGCCTGCCGTTCATCGCCACGGTCTTCAACACGACGATGGACCTGGGCACCGGCAACGCGCTGCTCGCCAGCAGCGAGACCATTCTCACACGCGCCGCCTGCTGCCAGTTCTTCAAGGACGGCATCGGCGTGCCGGTCGAGACGTTCTCGATGATGGCCGACTCGTACGTGCCCGACGGGCAGGCGGCGGCCGAGAAGGTGTTGCAGCCGACGATCCTCTCCATGTCCGGCGCGGATATTCTCTACGGCGCCGGCCGGCTCGGCGGCTCCACGCTGGCCAGTCCGGTGCAACTCGTGATCGACGACCGTCTCCTCGCCGTCGTTCAGCGCACCGTGTCCGGTGTTGAGGTCGACGACGAGACGCTCGCCGAGCAGGAGATCATCGACGCGGGTCCGGGCGGCCACTACCTGCGCCGCAAGCACACCCTGCGTCACTGCCGCGAGATGATCCGTCCCGATCTCTTTGTTCCGGACGTGCTCGACAACTGGGTGAACGCGGGTCGCAAGGATCTGCAGACCCGCGCCATCGAGCTCTATCGTGAGCTCAGGAAGGACCTCGCGCCGGTCGAGTTGCCGGATGACGTGAAGCGCGACATGGACAATGTGGTCAAGGCCGCCGACAAGGCCCTCATCAACTAG
- a CDS encoding helix-turn-helix domain-containing protein: MKVEKADGGRAAQAASRTLDVIEFFAAQQEPVSAETVSAACNIPRSTLYNLLRMLRGRGYVEYKRAARGWVCGPRLSEHRADGVSFRDGLAIIETLSASGRSLATEEIVARSLLSHDTVTRVLDELHANAVVTTQADGTICLGSQLVALGSSFGWTERLQALARPILVRLRDASGETASLVVQDGDNALYLDQVESPFELRCAGWTGRRVSRQGTSAGAAFDDASRPHIVADAVEPGVTAITAAAAGISPPVGVNVIGPTWRVAERGIDELTALVVAAAAELAAAYVANRGIDG; encoded by the coding sequence ATGAAGGTGGAGAAGGCGGACGGCGGACGTGCGGCGCAAGCGGCGTCGCGCACGCTCGACGTGATCGAGTTCTTCGCTGCACAGCAGGAGCCGGTCTCGGCCGAGACGGTCTCGGCCGCCTGTAACATCCCGCGTTCGACCCTCTACAACCTTCTGCGCATGCTTCGCGGGCGTGGCTACGTCGAGTACAAGCGCGCCGCGCGCGGCTGGGTCTGCGGTCCGCGGCTCAGCGAGCACAGAGCAGACGGTGTGAGCTTCCGCGACGGACTGGCGATCATCGAGACGCTCAGTGCCAGCGGGCGCTCGCTCGCTACCGAAGAGATCGTCGCGCGCTCACTCTTGTCGCACGACACGGTCACACGAGTTCTCGACGAACTGCACGCCAATGCCGTCGTTACGACCCAGGCCGACGGCACCATCTGTCTCGGATCGCAGCTCGTGGCCCTGGGTTCGTCGTTCGGTTGGACCGAGCGCCTGCAGGCGCTCGCGCGGCCAATCCTCGTGCGCCTGCGCGACGCCAGTGGCGAGACGGCGAGCCTGGTTGTGCAGGACGGCGACAACGCCCTCTATCTCGACCAGGTCGAGAGCCCGTTCGAGTTGCGTTGCGCCGGCTGGACGGGGCGGCGCGTGAGCCGTCAGGGCACCTCGGCGGGCGCGGCCTTCGACGACGCGTCGCGTCCGCATATCGTCGCCGACGCCGTCGAGCCCGGCGTCACGGCGATCACCGCCGCGGCTGCCGGCATCAGTCCGCCGGTCGGCGTCAACGTGATCGGTCCCACCTGGCGAGTGGCCGAACGCGGCATCGACGAGCTCACCGCGCTCGTCGTCGCGGCCGCCGCCGAGCTTGCTGCGGCGTACGTCGCGAACCGCGGCATCGACGGTTAG
- a CDS encoding helix-turn-helix domain-containing protein, translated as MGTTSNPAGEGSAPTRTLDVLEFLARRASPAPAAIIAMSCSIPRSSLYALLRQLKDRRYVVYHAKERTWSLGAAAHELSDAAPLFAHGLAVLRAFTAAPGGLTVRDIAMRGDLPRSVVERILPYLEESDLLRAEPDGTYSLGLELVSLASRVATVDFLRIVARPLLTQLRDATHETASLIVLSGDHGLYIDQVESPYVLRISGWVGRRVSLRDTATGAAFADRGASHLVEDAVETGVSSVACALEIPDQDAAISILAPTWRLREFGTERAKRMVETVARQIALRACRS; from the coding sequence ATGGGCACCACATCCAACCCCGCCGGCGAGGGGTCGGCGCCGACACGGACCCTCGACGTGCTCGAGTTCCTGGCCCGCCGCGCCTCACCGGCACCGGCGGCAATCATCGCCATGTCCTGCTCCATCCCCCGTTCCAGCCTGTACGCGCTGCTGCGGCAGCTCAAGGACCGCCGCTACGTCGTGTACCACGCCAAGGAGCGCACGTGGAGTCTCGGCGCCGCAGCCCACGAGCTCAGCGATGCGGCGCCCCTCTTCGCCCACGGACTTGCCGTGTTGCGCGCCTTCACCGCGGCCCCCGGCGGCCTCACCGTGCGCGACATCGCCATGCGTGGCGACCTGCCGCGGTCGGTCGTCGAGCGCATCCTCCCGTACCTGGAGGAGAGCGACCTGCTGCGTGCCGAGCCGGACGGCACCTACTCTCTGGGGCTCGAACTCGTCAGTCTCGCGTCGCGCGTCGCCACGGTCGACTTCCTGCGCATCGTGGCACGTCCGCTGCTCACGCAGCTCCGCGACGCGACGCACGAGACGGCCAGTCTCATCGTGTTGAGTGGCGATCACGGCCTCTACATCGATCAGGTCGAGAGTCCCTACGTCTTGCGCATCAGCGGCTGGGTGGGGCGGCGTGTGTCGTTACGCGACACGGCCACCGGAGCCGCGTTCGCCGATCGTGGCGCCTCGCACCTCGTCGAGGACGCGGTCGAGACGGGCGTGAGCTCAGTCGCCTGCGCCCTCGAGATCCCCGACCAAGACGCGGCGATCAGCATCCTCGCGCCCACCTGGAGGCTGCGCGAGTTCGGCACCGAGCGCGCCAAGCGCATGGTCGAGACCGTCGCCCGCCAGATAGCGCTGCGCGCCTGCCGTAGCTGA
- a CDS encoding cobalamin-dependent protein (Presence of a B(12) (cobalamin)-binding domain implies dependence on cobalamin itself, in one of its several forms, or in some unusual lineages, dependence on a cobalamin-like analog.): MQAIDEYDTKAAASYAQQAIDAGIDPVTAFDAMTRAIKAIGDGFEAGTRWLPDLIGAADAMKAATPILEAALSAQGGTRSSLGTVVAGTVQGDIHSIGIEMVCTLLVAAGFEVHYLGIDVPAAQFVAAVKDKHADIVALSALLTVTSAEDKKVITLLKEAGLRDQVKVMVGGGAINADFAASIGADGYEPAAPGAVELAKTFVGAA; the protein is encoded by the coding sequence ATGCAGGCCATCGACGAATACGACACCAAGGCCGCCGCCAGCTACGCTCAGCAAGCGATCGACGCCGGGATCGATCCGGTGACCGCGTTCGACGCGATGACACGGGCGATCAAGGCGATCGGCGACGGCTTCGAGGCCGGCACGCGATGGCTGCCGGATCTCATCGGCGCCGCCGACGCGATGAAGGCCGCCACGCCGATCCTCGAGGCGGCCTTGAGCGCGCAAGGCGGCACGCGCAGCTCGCTCGGCACCGTCGTCGCCGGTACCGTGCAAGGCGACATCCATTCGATCGGCATCGAGATGGTCTGTACGCTGCTCGTCGCCGCCGGCTTCGAGGTGCACTACCTCGGCATCGACGTCCCGGCAGCGCAGTTCGTTGCGGCCGTCAAGGACAAGCACGCCGACATCGTCGCGCTGTCGGCTCTCCTCACCGTGACCTCGGCCGAGGACAAGAAAGTCATCACCCTGCTCAAGGAGGCGGGGCTGCGCGACCAGGTCAAGGTGATGGTCGGCGGCGGCGCCATCAACGCCGACTTCGCCGCCAGCATCGGTGCCGACGGCTACGAGCCAGCCGCGCCCGGCGCCGTGGAACTGGCCAAGACCTTCGTCGGCGCCGCCTGA
- a CDS encoding trimethylamine methyltransferase family protein, with translation MQHGYLRRFAPVDVLSERELSAIHQAALEVLETCGANIRHPRTQELLEEAGCRVDREAAMVRIPPALAEESLRSVPSSYQIVARDRAMDVRIGGDRVHFLQGMGMRYVDTETWELRPATLREHAEVQIVGDALPNVHVMDALFSFTDLKGIPGIMQQLEGLANGFRYSVKPQHYGYLKDSDQFAIKMAQAVGVTLDAEIDVAPPVAFGDEALEAIWRFAELGWCVWASPGGRAGATAPGPLASVQVQSWAGTMAFIVITQLINPGTPVGLHPCDGVVHAKWAHGLPAAPETWYTRAMTNQLCRKHGIPVTTASGFCGHAKMFDYQAGMEKSLGILTSVMTGSHLHTLQGSFAGELGFSNVLQVLDEEIAGNVGRYLMGTEINDETLAVDEALEVGTAPASFMGRALTRQYWVKDRYEPLVADWGTHVDWVRGGKKDIITRAQEKVDAILAEHRAAPLPDEQSAAVEDVLAEARDYYRDSELIGEDEWATYQETLAAADLPQ, from the coding sequence ATGCAGCACGGCTACCTGCGCCGCTTCGCCCCCGTCGACGTCCTCAGCGAGCGGGAGCTCTCGGCCATCCATCAAGCCGCCCTCGAAGTCCTCGAGACGTGCGGCGCCAACATCCGTCACCCGCGCACCCAGGAACTACTCGAAGAGGCCGGTTGCCGCGTCGACCGCGAGGCGGCGATGGTGCGCATCCCGCCGGCCCTTGCCGAGGAGAGCCTGCGCAGCGTGCCCTCGAGCTATCAGATCGTCGCCCGCGATCGCGCCATGGACGTGCGCATCGGCGGCGACCGCGTCCACTTCCTGCAGGGCATGGGCATGCGCTACGTCGACACAGAGACGTGGGAGCTGCGACCGGCAACTTTGCGCGAGCACGCCGAGGTGCAGATCGTCGGCGACGCGCTGCCCAACGTGCACGTCATGGACGCCCTCTTCAGCTTCACCGATCTCAAGGGCATCCCCGGCATCATGCAGCAACTCGAGGGCCTGGCCAACGGCTTCCGCTACTCCGTCAAGCCGCAACACTACGGCTACCTCAAGGACTCCGACCAGTTCGCCATCAAGATGGCGCAGGCGGTCGGGGTGACATTGGACGCGGAGATCGACGTAGCGCCACCGGTCGCCTTCGGCGACGAGGCGCTCGAGGCCATCTGGCGCTTCGCCGAGTTGGGTTGGTGCGTCTGGGCTTCGCCGGGGGGCCGGGCGGGTGCAACGGCACCCGGCCCACTCGCCTCCGTCCAGGTGCAGTCGTGGGCCGGCACTATGGCCTTCATCGTCATCACTCAACTCATCAACCCGGGCACGCCGGTCGGACTCCATCCGTGCGACGGCGTCGTCCACGCCAAGTGGGCGCACGGCCTGCCCGCCGCGCCCGAAACGTGGTACACGCGAGCCATGACCAACCAGCTCTGCCGCAAGCACGGCATCCCCGTCACAACCGCCTCAGGCTTCTGCGGGCACGCGAAGATGTTCGACTACCAGGCAGGCATGGAGAAATCGCTGGGCATCCTCACCTCTGTCATGACCGGTAGCCATCTGCACACGCTGCAGGGAAGCTTCGCCGGCGAGCTCGGCTTCAGCAACGTCCTTCAGGTGCTCGACGAGGAGATCGCCGGCAACGTCGGCCGCTATCTCATGGGCACCGAGATCAACGATGAGACCCTGGCCGTCGATGAGGCGCTCGAGGTGGGCACGGCGCCGGCGAGCTTCATGGGCCGTGCGCTCACCCGCCAGTACTGGGTCAAGGACCGCTACGAGCCGCTGGTCGCCGACTGGGGGACGCACGTCGATTGGGTCCGCGGCGGCAAGAAGGACATCATCACCCGGGCTCAGGAGAAGGTCGACGCGATCCTTGCCGAGCACCGTGCGGCGCCGCTCCCCGACGAGCAGAGCGCCGCCGTCGAGGACGTCTTGGCAGAGGCGCGCGACTACTATCGCGACAGCGAGCTCATCGGCGAGGACGAATGGGCGACGTACCAGGAGACGCTAGCGGCGGCGGATCTACCGCAGTAG